In Oncorhynchus gorbuscha isolate QuinsamMale2020 ecotype Even-year linkage group LG08, OgorEven_v1.0, whole genome shotgun sequence, one genomic interval encodes:
- the usp54a gene encoding inactive ubiquitin carboxyl-terminal hydrolase 54a isoform X4: protein MEDSCIFCALKSIFAQFQFSSEKVLPSDALRSALAKTFQDEQRFQLGIMDDAAECFENILMRIHFHISDETKEDICTAKHCIPHQKFAMTLFEQCVCSSCGASSDPLPFIQMVHYISTTSLCNQAVRMLECRDKPTPDMFGELLRNASTVGDLRNCPSNCGEKLRIRRVLMNSPEIITIGLVWDSDHSDLAEDVIHSLGTCLRLGDLFYRVTDDKAKQAELYLVGMVCYYGKHYSTFFFQTKIRKWMYFDDAHVKVIGPKWKDVVSRCIKGHYQPLLLLYADPRGTPVSVQDLPSRLDLHHFNKAYYDSEDSGREPSISSDTRTDSSTDSYSYKYSHSHHESMASHFSSDSQGTVICNPDNDAASHSSLETTGQVADSGPVQCHSLRKGGTVDRKGGASDRRRSSSRPRRLEERSRGSKTDEATSAGYHSEGETLKEQQAPRTATKSSSSSRLRDFKETMSNIIHSRPLSASSSGSGALGGLGVEPGAATKSRDWEADSTSSESKSSSSGGRYRPAWRPRREVLNIDSIFSREKRRQAGYSPLGATLPEDSGAPAEGSTGSVTGKGQGPFGNMASSWTLPTPRLIQRMESGYESSERNSNSPVSLDMPISEGPNAANAHRDTGLKKPSSPGSGPSWRTVPKSKSSSALLQDVKASCRGNSHVSLAEEGRSELDELQEEVARRAREQELQRRKEKEKEAALGFNPRPSKFMDLDELQNQGKGDSFERCVSDAEVLLDQSLRLEQAGDVSAALSVVNEAMSKLRLPMHEGGANTHSRTVAEARLQKCMRRARGLQQRMQQQQQEDRPQQQDQEQTEEQDQPCPCPQEPPSEQSVPIKILLMDAQEDQPQAVPEATRSMPSPLHVKPLPSSTNSLPEPSSHPPVSMPPSPHTGSTTGGYVAEARGRWEGLDMSGVLPHVRPLHKHAAMSLPALCVDGWDESHTEGGHDQPPALPNYKPAASPHWNSNPAAQTLPTPHPHPRTPSPVSHANMENAYPRRPSLGPSQPPPAHQNPTSSNTSRLGPPPPPTRNWSGLSLGRPDAVDSPFYTPPTDSHYPPPAPSRPGRTPSPASGDYRSGAAMPVDQWAENVTRFYNSQPDPVVGSPCKELSELDSLYQASLQAPSLPRAPRGVSPQPTTNKQPARKLLSGLAAPGRSKTPTAELERHAYRTPGYTSSPTQHSEPGSCERSLADDENYSAENLRRIARSLSGTVIGGRPDHRAPSRSFEPPVTRMPKHADPRVTARHSSTSSLHLPPSSTHLSPPEPQHQYVHDNHHYSPPALSQHPPQQAARPPSSGPYLGCSGDHQKGDQFLAVFDGGEAFSRENYHSVALSYGTLPRAPRRAPPSGSSSLPQPREGPSPGPGPGYYSHPDTGYATLSHPRRSAPPRGAINGYRQPPQPSRINAILPTRLPPQHHPAYHQLSNETSTQPLRLDVPPDVDWRTPDYRMVPPSMPMRDAHPLHQHTQKPDQPQMRASSHCPGSAPLCSLCQQLPTEPSRHYCQSCGAYMARFRPAS, encoded by the exons AGTATCTTTGCCCAATTCCAGTTTAGCAGTGAGAAGGTGTTGCCGTCTGACGCGCTCCGCAGCGCCCTGGCCAAGACCTTCCAGGACGAACAGCGCTTCCAGCTGGGCATCATGGACGACGCTGCAGAGTGCTTT GAGAATATTCTAATGCGGATCCATTTCCACATCTCAGACGAGACCAAAGAAGACATCTGCACAGCCAAGCACTGCATCCCACACCAGAAGTTTGCCATGACACTCTTCGAACAG tgtgtgtgtagcagcTGTGGGGCCTCCTCTGACCCACTGCCCTTTATTCAGATGGTGCACTACatctccaccacctccctctg TAACCAGGCGGTGAGGATGTTGGAGTGCAGAGACAAGCCCACACCAGACATGTTTGGAGAGTTGCTCCGCAACGCTAGCACTGTGGGAGACCTACGCAACTGTCCG AGTAACTGTGGGGAGAAGCTGCGTATCCGTCGGGTGCTGATGAACTCTCCAGAGATCATCACCATAGGTCTGGTGTGGGACTCTGACCACTCAGACCTGGCAGAGGACGTCATCCACAGCCTGGGCACCTGCCTGCGCCTGGGGGAt CTCTTCTACAGAGTGACTGATGACAAAGCCAAGCAGGCAGAGCTCTACCTGGTGGGCATGGTGTGTTACTACGGCAAGCACTACTCCACCTTCTTCTTCCAGACCAAGATACGCAAGTGGATGTACTTTGACGACGCACATGTCAAAGtg ATCGGGCCTAAGTGGAAGGACGTGGTGTCGCGTTGCATCAAGGGCCACTATCAACCCCTGCTACTGCTCTACGCTGACCCCCGGGGGACGCCCGTGTCAGTGCAGGACCTGCCCTCCCGCCTGGACCTGCACCACTTCAACAAGGCTTACTACGACAGCGAGGACTCGG GCCGGGAGCCGTCCATCTCAAGTGACACTCGCACCGACTCGTCGACAGACAGCTACTCCTACAAGTACTCCCACTCCCACCATGAGTCCATGGCCAGCCACTTCTCCTCCGACTCCCAGGGAACCGTCATCTGTAACCCGGACAATGATGCAGCCTCACACAGCAGCCTGGAGACCacag GCCAAGTGGCGGACAGTGGACCAGTGCAGTGCCACTCTCTGAGGAAAGGTGGGACAGTGGACAGAAAGGGCGGGGCCAGTGACAGGAGGCGGAGCTCTAGTCGTCCTCGCCGACTTGAGGAGAGGAGCCGGGGCTCTAAGACTGACGAGGCCACGTCGGCAGGTTACCACAGCGAGG GTGAGACTCTGAAAGAGCAGCAGGCGCCACGCACCGCAACCAAGTCCTCCTCTTCCAGCCGACTGAGGGACTTCAAGGAGACCATGAGCAACATTATCCACAGCCGGCCCCTCTCCGCCTCCTCCTCGGGCTCCGGGGCCCTTGGGGGTCTAGGGGTTGAGCCGGGGGCCGCCACCAAGTCCAGAGACTGGGAGGCCGACAGCACCAGCAGTGAGTCCAAGTCCAGCTCCTCCGGGGGACGCTACAGACCGGCCTGGAGGCCCCGGAGAGAGGTCCTCAATATAGACAGCATCTTCAGCAGGGAGAAACGGAGACAGGCCGGGTATAGTCCCCTAGGGGCCACCTTGCCTGAAGACAGTGGGGCCCCGGCCGAGGGCTCCACAGGGTCAGTCACTGGAAAAGGACAGGGGCCCTTTGGTAATATGGCCTCCTCTTGGACCCTGCCAACCCCCAGGCTCATCCAGAGGATGGAGAGCGGCTATGAGAGTAGCGAGAGGAACAGTAACAGTCCTGTCAGCCTGGACATGCCTATCAGCGAGGGACCCAATGCTGCTAATGCACACAG GGACACCGGTCTGAAGAAGCCCTCCAGTCCCGGCTCAGGTCCATCATGGCGCACCGTGCCCAAGTCTAAGAGCAGCAGCGCTCTACTGCAGGATGTCAAGGCTTCATGCAGGGGCAACAGCCACGTAAGCCTGG CGGAAGAGGGCCGCAGCGAGCTGGACGAGCTGCAGGAGGAGGTGGCCAGGCGAGCGAGGGAGCAGGAGTtacagaggaggaaggagaaggagaaggaggccGCCTTGGGGTTCAACCCCAGACCCAGCAAGTTTATGGACCTAGACGAGCTTCAGAACCAGG GCAAAGGGGACAGCTTTGAGCGGTGTGTGTCGGACGCCGAGGTGCTGCTAGACCAGTCTCTGCGTCTGGAGCAGGCTGGCGATGTGTCTGCCGCTCTGTCAGTGGTTAACGAAGCTATGT CTAAACTCAGGCTTCCCATGCATGAGGGCGGTGCTAACACCCATAGCAGGACAGTGGCTGAGGCCCGGCTGCAAAAGTGCATGAGGAGAGCGCGGGGCCTGCAGCAGCGCatgcaacagcagcagcaggaagaCAGACCTCAGCAACAGGATCAGGAGCAGACAGAGGAGCAGGAtcagccctgtccctgtccccaggAGCCCCCCAG TGAACAGTCTGTCCCAATCAAAATACTGTTGATGGATGCCCAGGAGGACCAACCGCAAGCAGTCCCGGAAGCAACCAGAAGCATGCCTTCTCCTCTCCACGTTAagcccctcccctccagtacaaaCTCACTCCCTGAGCCCTCGAGCCACCCCCCTGTCTCTATGCCCCCAAGCCCTCACACAGGGTCAACCACAGGGGGGTACGTGGCGGAGGCGAGGGGGCGCTGGGAAGGACTGGATATGTCAGGCGTGCTCCCTCATGTGAGACCTCTCCACAAGCACGCTGCCATGTCCCTGCCTGCCCTGTGTGTGGACGGCTGGGACGAGAGCCATACTGAGGGAGGCCATGACCAGCCCCCAGCTCTGCCCAACTACAAGCCAGCTGCATCCCCACACTGGAACAGTAACCCCGCAGCCCAGACTCTGcccaccccacacccccaccccaggACACCCTCTCCAGTCAGCCACGCCAACATGGAGAATGCCTACCCCAGACGGCCTTCGCTGGGTccctctcagccccctcctgccCATCAGAACCCTACCTCCTCCAACACCTCCAGGCTCGGTCCTCCTCCCCCGCCCACCCGGAACTGGTCCGGCTTGAGCCTGGGCCGGCCGGATGCTGTCGACTCCCCTTTCTACACCCCTCCCACAGACTCCCACTACCCTCCACCCGCCCCCAGCCGACCAGGGCGGACCCCTTCCCCAGCGTCTGGGGACTACAGGTCAGGTGCCGCCATGCCAGTGGATCAGTGGGCAGAGAACGTGACCCGCTTCTACAACTCCCAGCCTGACCCTGTGGTGGGGTCGccctgcaaggagctgtcagagTTAGACTCTCTGTACCAGGCGAGCCTACAGGCCCCCAGCCTGCCCCGGGCCCCACGTGGAGTCAGCCCCCAGCCCACTACGAACAAGCAAC CGGCTAGGAAGCTATTGTCTGGGCTGGCTGCACCTGGCCGCTCCAAGACTCCCACAGCCGAGTTAGAGAGACATGCCTACAGAACGCCAGGCTACACCAGCAGCCCTACACAACACTCCGAG CCTGGGTCATGTGAGCGATCACTCGCAGATGACGAGAACTACAGTGCTGAGAACCTCCGTCGCATCGCCCGCAGTCtgagtggcaccgtcataggggGACGACCTGACCACCGCGCCCCCTCCCGCAGCTTT gaGCCCCCAGTTACCAGGATGCCAAAGCATGCGGACCCCCGAGTCACCGCACGTCACTCTAGCACGTCCTCCctgcacctccctccctcctccacccacctctctccacccgAACCCCAACACCAATACGTCCACGACAACCACCACTACAGCCCCCCAGCACTGTCCCAGCACCCCCCTCAGCAGGCAGCGCGGCCCCCCTCCTCGGGGCCCTATCTGGGATGCTCAG GAGATCACCAGAAGGGAGACCAGTTTCTGGCTGTGTTTGACGGGGGTGAAGCTTTCTCCCGTGAAAACTACCACAGTGTTGCACTGAGCTACGGCACACTACCGCGGGCACCTCGCAGGGCACCTCCATCcgggtcctcctctctcccccagccaAGGGAAGGACCcagccctggccctggccctgggtACTACAGCCACCCAGACACAGGTTACGCCACCCTCTCCCACCCCCGCCGTTCTGCCCCCCCTAGAGGCGCCATAAACGGCTACAGGCAGCCCCCTCAACCCAGCAGGATCAACGCAATCCTACCCACCCGCCTACCTCCCCAACACCACCCAGCCTACCACCAGCTGTCCAACGAGACCTCCACCCAACCCCTCCGCCTGGACGTACCTCCGGATGTTGACTGGAGGACTCCAGACTACAGGATGGTACCACCGTCCATGCCCATGCGGGACGCCCACCCCCTCCATCAGCACACCCAGAAGCCTGACCAACCTCAAATGAGGGCCTCATCCCATTGCCCCGGTAGTGCCCCACTTTGTTCCCTGTGCCAACAGCTGCCCACCGAGCCCTCCCGCCACTACTGCCAGTCTTGTGGGGCCTATATGGCCCGCTTCCGGCCTGCCAGCTGA
- the usp54a gene encoding inactive ubiquitin carboxyl-terminal hydrolase 54a isoform X5, whose protein sequence is MSWKRNYFASGSGGLQGIFTPRTMTSIAPSKGLSNEPGQNSCFLNSALQVLWHLDIFRRSFRQLTTHKCMEDSCIFCALKSIFAQFQFSSEKVLPSDALRSALAKTFQDEQRFQLGIMDDAAECFENILMRIHFHISDETKEDICTAKHCIPHQKFAMTLFEQCVCSSCGASSDPLPFIQMVHYISTTSLCNQAVRMLECRDKPTPDMFGELLRNASTVGDLRNCPSNCGEKLRIRRVLMNSPEIITIGLVWDSDHSDLAEDVIHSLGTCLRLGDLFYRVTDDKAKQAELYLVGMVCYYGKHYSTFFFQTKIRKWMYFDDAHVKVIGPKWKDVVSRCIKGHYQPLLLLYADPRGTPVSVQDLPSRLDLHHFNKAYYDSEDSGREPSISSDTRTDSSTDSYSYKYSHSHHESMASHFSSDSQGTVICNPDNDAASHSSLETTGQVADSGPVQCHSLRKGGTVDRKGGASDRRRSSSRPRRLEERSRGSKTDEATSAGYHSEGETLKEQQAPRTATKSSSSSRLRDFKETMSNIIHSRPLSASSSGSGALGGLGVEPGAATKSRDWEADSTSSESKSSSSGGRYRPAWRPRREVLNIDSIFSREKRRQAGYSPLGATLPEDSGAPAEGSTGSVTGKGQGPFGNMASSWTLPTPRLIQRMESGYESSERNSNSPVSLDMPISEGPNAANAHRDTGLKKPSSPGSGPSWRTVPKSKSSSALLQDVKASCRGNSHVSLAEEGRSELDELQEEVARRAREQELQRRKEKEKEAALGFNPRPSKFMDLDELQNQGKGDSFERCVSDAEVLLDQSLRLEQAGDVSAALSVVNEAMSKLRLPMHEGGANTHSRTVAEARLQKCMRRARGLQQRMQQQQQEDRPQQQDQEQTEEQDQPCPCPQEPPSEQSVPIKILLMDAQEDQPQAVPEATRSMPSPLHVKPLPSSTNSLPEPSSHPPVSMPPSPHTGSTTGGYVAEARGRWEGLDMSGVLPHVRPLHKHAAMSLPALCVDGWDESHTEGGHDQPPALPNYKPAASPHWNSNPAAQTLPTPHPHPRTPSPVSHANMENAYPRRPSLGPSQPPPAHQNPTSSNTSRLGPPPPPTRNWSGLSLGRPDAVDSPFYTPPTDSHYPPPAPSRPGRTPSPASGDYRSGAAMPVDQWAENVTRFYNSQPDPVVGSPCKELSELDSLYQASLQAPSLPRAPRGVSPQPTTNKQPARKLLSGLAAPGRSKTPTAELERHAYRTPGYTSSPTQHSEPGSCERSLADDENYSAENLRRIARSLSGTVIGGRPDHRAPSRSFEITRRETSFWLCLTGVKLSPVKTTTVLH, encoded by the exons AGTATCTTTGCCCAATTCCAGTTTAGCAGTGAGAAGGTGTTGCCGTCTGACGCGCTCCGCAGCGCCCTGGCCAAGACCTTCCAGGACGAACAGCGCTTCCAGCTGGGCATCATGGACGACGCTGCAGAGTGCTTT GAGAATATTCTAATGCGGATCCATTTCCACATCTCAGACGAGACCAAAGAAGACATCTGCACAGCCAAGCACTGCATCCCACACCAGAAGTTTGCCATGACACTCTTCGAACAG tgtgtgtgtagcagcTGTGGGGCCTCCTCTGACCCACTGCCCTTTATTCAGATGGTGCACTACatctccaccacctccctctg TAACCAGGCGGTGAGGATGTTGGAGTGCAGAGACAAGCCCACACCAGACATGTTTGGAGAGTTGCTCCGCAACGCTAGCACTGTGGGAGACCTACGCAACTGTCCG AGTAACTGTGGGGAGAAGCTGCGTATCCGTCGGGTGCTGATGAACTCTCCAGAGATCATCACCATAGGTCTGGTGTGGGACTCTGACCACTCAGACCTGGCAGAGGACGTCATCCACAGCCTGGGCACCTGCCTGCGCCTGGGGGAt CTCTTCTACAGAGTGACTGATGACAAAGCCAAGCAGGCAGAGCTCTACCTGGTGGGCATGGTGTGTTACTACGGCAAGCACTACTCCACCTTCTTCTTCCAGACCAAGATACGCAAGTGGATGTACTTTGACGACGCACATGTCAAAGtg ATCGGGCCTAAGTGGAAGGACGTGGTGTCGCGTTGCATCAAGGGCCACTATCAACCCCTGCTACTGCTCTACGCTGACCCCCGGGGGACGCCCGTGTCAGTGCAGGACCTGCCCTCCCGCCTGGACCTGCACCACTTCAACAAGGCTTACTACGACAGCGAGGACTCGG GCCGGGAGCCGTCCATCTCAAGTGACACTCGCACCGACTCGTCGACAGACAGCTACTCCTACAAGTACTCCCACTCCCACCATGAGTCCATGGCCAGCCACTTCTCCTCCGACTCCCAGGGAACCGTCATCTGTAACCCGGACAATGATGCAGCCTCACACAGCAGCCTGGAGACCacag GCCAAGTGGCGGACAGTGGACCAGTGCAGTGCCACTCTCTGAGGAAAGGTGGGACAGTGGACAGAAAGGGCGGGGCCAGTGACAGGAGGCGGAGCTCTAGTCGTCCTCGCCGACTTGAGGAGAGGAGCCGGGGCTCTAAGACTGACGAGGCCACGTCGGCAGGTTACCACAGCGAGG GTGAGACTCTGAAAGAGCAGCAGGCGCCACGCACCGCAACCAAGTCCTCCTCTTCCAGCCGACTGAGGGACTTCAAGGAGACCATGAGCAACATTATCCACAGCCGGCCCCTCTCCGCCTCCTCCTCGGGCTCCGGGGCCCTTGGGGGTCTAGGGGTTGAGCCGGGGGCCGCCACCAAGTCCAGAGACTGGGAGGCCGACAGCACCAGCAGTGAGTCCAAGTCCAGCTCCTCCGGGGGACGCTACAGACCGGCCTGGAGGCCCCGGAGAGAGGTCCTCAATATAGACAGCATCTTCAGCAGGGAGAAACGGAGACAGGCCGGGTATAGTCCCCTAGGGGCCACCTTGCCTGAAGACAGTGGGGCCCCGGCCGAGGGCTCCACAGGGTCAGTCACTGGAAAAGGACAGGGGCCCTTTGGTAATATGGCCTCCTCTTGGACCCTGCCAACCCCCAGGCTCATCCAGAGGATGGAGAGCGGCTATGAGAGTAGCGAGAGGAACAGTAACAGTCCTGTCAGCCTGGACATGCCTATCAGCGAGGGACCCAATGCTGCTAATGCACACAG GGACACCGGTCTGAAGAAGCCCTCCAGTCCCGGCTCAGGTCCATCATGGCGCACCGTGCCCAAGTCTAAGAGCAGCAGCGCTCTACTGCAGGATGTCAAGGCTTCATGCAGGGGCAACAGCCACGTAAGCCTGG CGGAAGAGGGCCGCAGCGAGCTGGACGAGCTGCAGGAGGAGGTGGCCAGGCGAGCGAGGGAGCAGGAGTtacagaggaggaaggagaaggagaaggaggccGCCTTGGGGTTCAACCCCAGACCCAGCAAGTTTATGGACCTAGACGAGCTTCAGAACCAGG GCAAAGGGGACAGCTTTGAGCGGTGTGTGTCGGACGCCGAGGTGCTGCTAGACCAGTCTCTGCGTCTGGAGCAGGCTGGCGATGTGTCTGCCGCTCTGTCAGTGGTTAACGAAGCTATGT CTAAACTCAGGCTTCCCATGCATGAGGGCGGTGCTAACACCCATAGCAGGACAGTGGCTGAGGCCCGGCTGCAAAAGTGCATGAGGAGAGCGCGGGGCCTGCAGCAGCGCatgcaacagcagcagcaggaagaCAGACCTCAGCAACAGGATCAGGAGCAGACAGAGGAGCAGGAtcagccctgtccctgtccccaggAGCCCCCCAG TGAACAGTCTGTCCCAATCAAAATACTGTTGATGGATGCCCAGGAGGACCAACCGCAAGCAGTCCCGGAAGCAACCAGAAGCATGCCTTCTCCTCTCCACGTTAagcccctcccctccagtacaaaCTCACTCCCTGAGCCCTCGAGCCACCCCCCTGTCTCTATGCCCCCAAGCCCTCACACAGGGTCAACCACAGGGGGGTACGTGGCGGAGGCGAGGGGGCGCTGGGAAGGACTGGATATGTCAGGCGTGCTCCCTCATGTGAGACCTCTCCACAAGCACGCTGCCATGTCCCTGCCTGCCCTGTGTGTGGACGGCTGGGACGAGAGCCATACTGAGGGAGGCCATGACCAGCCCCCAGCTCTGCCCAACTACAAGCCAGCTGCATCCCCACACTGGAACAGTAACCCCGCAGCCCAGACTCTGcccaccccacacccccaccccaggACACCCTCTCCAGTCAGCCACGCCAACATGGAGAATGCCTACCCCAGACGGCCTTCGCTGGGTccctctcagccccctcctgccCATCAGAACCCTACCTCCTCCAACACCTCCAGGCTCGGTCCTCCTCCCCCGCCCACCCGGAACTGGTCCGGCTTGAGCCTGGGCCGGCCGGATGCTGTCGACTCCCCTTTCTACACCCCTCCCACAGACTCCCACTACCCTCCACCCGCCCCCAGCCGACCAGGGCGGACCCCTTCCCCAGCGTCTGGGGACTACAGGTCAGGTGCCGCCATGCCAGTGGATCAGTGGGCAGAGAACGTGACCCGCTTCTACAACTCCCAGCCTGACCCTGTGGTGGGGTCGccctgcaaggagctgtcagagTTAGACTCTCTGTACCAGGCGAGCCTACAGGCCCCCAGCCTGCCCCGGGCCCCACGTGGAGTCAGCCCCCAGCCCACTACGAACAAGCAAC CGGCTAGGAAGCTATTGTCTGGGCTGGCTGCACCTGGCCGCTCCAAGACTCCCACAGCCGAGTTAGAGAGACATGCCTACAGAACGCCAGGCTACACCAGCAGCCCTACACAACACTCCGAG CCTGGGTCATGTGAGCGATCACTCGCAGATGACGAGAACTACAGTGCTGAGAACCTCCGTCGCATCGCCCGCAGTCtgagtggcaccgtcataggggGACGACCTGACCACCGCGCCCCCTCCCGCAGCTTT GAGATCACCAGAAGGGAGACCAGTTTCTGGCTGTGTTTGACGGGGGTGAAGCTTTCTCCCGTGAAAACTACCACAGTGTTGCACTGA